Proteins found in one Paenibacillus sp. FSL R10-2782 genomic segment:
- a CDS encoding DUF5659 domain-containing protein, with the protein MESNTIVITQSRMAGWLMFNRFHKMDEKVDLKDSNRKVFIFKDSSPLRKAMEQYNEFKQVVDNIY; encoded by the coding sequence ATGGAAAGCAATACAATTGTCATTACTCAGTCTCGGATGGCAGGATGGTTGATGTTTAATCGGTTTCATAAAATGGATGAAAAAGTAGATTTAAAGGATTCGAATCGGAAAGTATTTATATTTAAGGATTCATCTCCATTAAGGAAGGCCATGGAACAATATAACGAATTTAAACAGGTAGTCGATAACATCTATTAA
- a CDS encoding phage/plasmid primase, P4 family has product MTTALEKHDDKHKYYIDQFTINGKRVDVRKNSNSKQVEAWIDGMWKPITKEDIDKQYRIQFDYPPYELEFSYNGGKTWWTYTDEKYMTDSERAYLKKEIAFFENWELEQRIEEEERKANDPEYQEWLAEQYEEWLAHEEEYYRNQSNTKLTSHVDIVDVFKRDDESAGENSPKSIEHNYMEYFEIHGTHKKFQPVWYAKDILDQHMKCFSDGTFLYRYDQGVYVNDGERHLEQLSVTLLDNEFRHSRIKEARYYIEAQSYIAGTQMNLLDDYINVKNGLLNWKTGELREHTPDRRSTIQFPVLYDPTANDPVMLKFIESVLEQDTHATLFEMIGYFLIPTLEYEKIFLFTGTGSNGKSVLIKTIETMIGKANISKVKIQDLEGDRSRFKIAELYGKVLNCFTDIPADALNSTGNLKVLASGEGLNAEKKGKDPFNFEPFCKLLFSANELPKSSDNSDGFFRRLMVFPFTRKFTDQQKDTKLIHKLTTPSALSTLLNYALEGLRRLEQQGGFSYSQTIKDQVKTYQMESDVIMLFIDEECQIESEASKQHESRIECKRLYAKYAAWCKQGGFKPETTIKFNKHIKEKLKDKVYQRKARTTSGNSVPCWFGIKI; this is encoded by the coding sequence ATGACAACAGCTTTAGAGAAGCACGATGATAAACACAAGTATTATATTGACCAATTCACCATTAACGGAAAACGGGTAGATGTACGAAAAAATAGCAATAGCAAACAAGTAGAAGCTTGGATAGATGGTATGTGGAAGCCGATCACCAAGGAAGATATCGATAAACAGTATCGGATACAGTTTGATTATCCTCCATATGAGTTGGAGTTTTCGTATAATGGTGGCAAAACGTGGTGGACATACACGGACGAAAAATATATGACCGATTCGGAACGAGCGTATCTCAAGAAGGAGATCGCGTTTTTTGAGAATTGGGAACTTGAACAACGTATTGAAGAGGAAGAACGGAAAGCGAATGATCCTGAATATCAAGAGTGGCTTGCCGAACAATATGAGGAATGGTTAGCTCACGAGGAAGAGTACTACCGGAATCAAAGCAATACTAAGCTTACATCTCATGTCGATATTGTAGATGTGTTCAAACGCGATGACGAGTCAGCAGGAGAGAATTCTCCCAAATCAATTGAGCATAATTATATGGAATACTTTGAGATTCACGGAACGCATAAGAAATTTCAACCAGTTTGGTATGCCAAAGATATTTTAGATCAGCATATGAAATGTTTTTCTGATGGTACGTTTTTGTATCGATATGATCAGGGCGTATATGTCAATGATGGTGAGCGTCACCTGGAGCAATTATCCGTTACCCTGCTGGATAATGAATTTCGCCATAGTCGGATTAAGGAAGCACGTTATTACATAGAGGCCCAAAGTTATATTGCAGGAACCCAAATGAATCTGTTGGACGACTATATTAATGTGAAAAACGGTCTGTTGAATTGGAAAACGGGAGAGTTAAGGGAGCATACGCCTGATAGACGGAGCACTATTCAATTTCCTGTCCTATATGATCCTACGGCTAATGACCCTGTCATGCTTAAGTTTATCGAATCTGTTCTGGAACAGGATACGCATGCAACATTGTTTGAAATGATCGGCTATTTTCTGATTCCTACCTTGGAGTATGAAAAAATATTTTTATTCACAGGTACGGGAAGCAACGGGAAATCGGTATTGATTAAAACGATTGAAACGATGATAGGCAAAGCGAATATATCCAAAGTTAAAATTCAAGATTTAGAAGGAGACAGATCAAGGTTTAAAATTGCTGAACTTTATGGAAAAGTGCTGAATTGCTTTACAGATATCCCTGCGGATGCATTGAACTCTACGGGGAACCTCAAGGTACTTGCCAGTGGTGAAGGATTAAATGCTGAGAAAAAGGGGAAAGATCCCTTTAACTTTGAGCCGTTTTGTAAACTGTTGTTTAGTGCAAATGAGTTGCCGAAAAGTAGTGATAACAGTGATGGATTTTTTAGAAGGCTGATGGTGTTTCCTTTTACTCGAAAGTTTACGGATCAACAAAAGGATACTAAATTAATTCATAAATTGACGACTCCATCTGCTTTATCGACATTATTGAATTATGCGCTTGAGGGATTAAGACGACTCGAACAACAAGGTGGATTTTCATATTCACAAACGATTAAGGATCAAGTTAAAACGTATCAAATGGAATCGGATGTCATTATGCTGTTCATAGATGAAGAATGTCAAATCGAAAGTGAAGCTTCAAAACAACATGAAAGCCGAATCGAATGTAAAAGGTTATATGCGAAGTATGCTGCATGGTGTAAACAAGGTGGATTTAAACCTGAAACGACGATTAAATTTAATAAGCATATCAAAGAAAAACTTAAGGATAAGGTGTATCAGAGGAAAGCCAGAACAACAAGTGGCAATTCAGTTCCGTGCTGGTTTGGCATCAAAATATAA
- a CDS encoding site-specific DNA-methyltransferase, whose product MKWMKLKIDQLVHAEYNPRKDLKAGDPEFEKIRNSVIEFGYCEPIICNSDYTIVGGHQRAKVLKALGYDEVDCVIVDVNKSKEKALNIALNKITGEWDFYALATLLDELKEAEYNIELTGFDWSEAEKLLDTLHEDTVDDEDDFNVEEALSEHPITRKGDIWLLGKHRLICGNSTNPQDIATLMDGKKAQLIVTDPPYNVDYTGKTKDALKIENDKMDNYQFYNFLLAAYTRMFEVADDGASIYVFHADSEGLNFRKAFIEAGFKLAQCCIWAKQAMVMGRSDYHWMHEPVLYGWKPTSGHYWNSDRKQTTLWQFDRPFRNEYHPTMKPIPLISYPIKNSSKLGDIVFDPFGGSGSTLIACEETDRICYTSELDPKYVDVIVKRYIAHIGSDNGVYLIRDGKQYDYHVVVAESARSEVSCAD is encoded by the coding sequence ATGAAATGGATGAAATTGAAGATCGATCAACTGGTACATGCCGAATATAATCCAAGGAAGGATTTAAAAGCGGGTGATCCAGAATTTGAAAAGATCAGGAATAGTGTTATCGAATTCGGTTATTGTGAACCAATTATTTGTAATAGTGATTATACCATTGTAGGAGGTCACCAACGAGCCAAAGTGTTGAAGGCACTCGGCTACGATGAAGTCGATTGTGTCATAGTCGATGTGAATAAGTCGAAAGAAAAAGCCCTGAACATAGCGCTCAATAAAATTACAGGGGAGTGGGACTTTTACGCACTGGCTACATTATTAGATGAGTTAAAAGAAGCAGAATATAATATTGAGTTGACAGGCTTTGATTGGTCTGAAGCAGAGAAGTTGCTAGATACATTGCACGAAGATACAGTAGATGATGAGGATGATTTTAATGTAGAAGAAGCATTATCTGAGCATCCGATCACTCGAAAAGGTGACATTTGGCTACTTGGTAAGCATAGGCTCATATGCGGTAACTCGACTAACCCGCAGGATATCGCAACATTGATGGATGGTAAGAAGGCTCAACTTATTGTAACTGATCCACCCTATAATGTGGATTATACAGGTAAAACCAAGGATGCATTGAAAATAGAGAACGATAAAATGGACAATTACCAGTTTTATAATTTCCTATTGGCTGCCTATACTCGAATGTTTGAAGTAGCAGATGATGGAGCAAGTATTTATGTTTTCCATGCGGATAGTGAAGGTTTGAATTTTAGGAAGGCATTTATTGAAGCCGGATTCAAACTGGCACAATGCTGCATATGGGCTAAACAGGCTATGGTAATGGGCAGAAGTGATTATCACTGGATGCACGAACCCGTATTGTACGGTTGGAAGCCAACTAGTGGACACTACTGGAACAGTGATCGTAAGCAGACTACATTATGGCAATTTGATCGTCCCTTTCGCAATGAATATCATCCAACGATGAAGCCGATTCCCCTGATTAGTTACCCAATTAAAAATTCCAGTAAGCTTGGTGACATCGTGTTTGATCCATTTGGTGGTTCAGGTTCAACATTGATTGCTTGTGAGGAAACGGATCGGATTTGCTATACCAGTGAGCTTGATCCTAAATATGTAGATGTGATTGTGAAGCGATATATTGCCCATATTGGCAGCGATAATGGCGTATATTTGATTCGGGATGGTAAGCAGTATGACTATCATGTAGTTGTTGCTGAGTCGGCAAGGTCAGAGGTATCATGTGCTGACTAA
- a CDS encoding transposase gives MSKNNEKPKRNKPKILTKYDQFVVPRLRDIPVWIREGATDEEIAKRLNIHIWTLGDYRRKHPKFAEALERPTKWETHVYPRLAEIQQWFEEGVNAEDIIRKLDIGKTTWYEYIDKHPMLAELVKWSRSVPISHVENSLLKAATGYEYEEIKTIIEEDKNGKKKTRIEKVKRYQPPNPTAMIFYLKNRAPNEWNDRRELVVNTKALEQERKQLFLDMIEADVVDADYEAIEESVEIEEGYMESEDLQS, from the coding sequence ATGAGCAAAAATAATGAAAAGCCAAAAAGAAATAAGCCAAAGATACTGACCAAGTATGATCAATTTGTTGTGCCAAGACTCAGGGATATTCCCGTTTGGATACGTGAAGGAGCAACAGATGAAGAGATTGCGAAACGGCTAAATATTCATATTTGGACATTAGGTGACTATCGTAGAAAACATCCCAAATTTGCTGAAGCATTGGAACGTCCAACCAAGTGGGAAACACATGTATATCCTCGGTTAGCGGAGATTCAGCAATGGTTCGAAGAAGGCGTGAACGCGGAGGACATCATCAGGAAACTCGACATTGGTAAAACGACTTGGTACGAATATATAGATAAACATCCGATGCTGGCTGAACTAGTCAAATGGAGCAGATCTGTCCCTATCTCACACGTAGAAAATTCACTTTTGAAAGCTGCTACAGGCTATGAATATGAAGAAATTAAAACGATTATTGAAGAGGACAAAAATGGAAAAAAGAAGACGCGCATTGAGAAAGTGAAAAGATATCAGCCTCCCAATCCGACAGCGATGATCTTCTACTTAAAGAACCGCGCACCTAACGAGTGGAATGATCGACGTGAGCTGGTAGTCAATACGAAGGCACTGGAACAGGAACGGAAGCAGCTATTTTTGGATATGATTGAAGCCGATGTAGTGGATGCCGATTATGAAGCTATTGAGGAATCGGTCGAGATTGAGGAAGGATACATGGAGTCAGAAGATTTACAGTCATAA
- a CDS encoding tyrosine-type recombinase/integrase, translating to MEYIQGFEAHLRSKDRSENTVSCYIRDVLQFIVWYRGKTEYGLDQWIELDGVEYKKYLQSTNQAILTINRKIASVNVFAQWMHQQGYISEELHIEAVRNKVVRQYKGLAEKDLWKLRNEIHRRSNRMHICMVELLIGTGIRVSELVGIKLKDIEISERKGLLRILGKGNAYRTIPLNKDVRKAITRYLEVRPQVESEHLFIGQRGALERNAVNLILNKYGNRINVKVTPHMLRHTLGYKLVKTTPLTTIQQILGHDHVATTNIYTLTTQQDMAEALANIEW from the coding sequence ATGGAGTATATTCAAGGATTTGAAGCGCATTTACGGAGCAAGGATCGGAGCGAGAACACGGTTTCCTGCTATATTCGGGACGTGTTACAGTTCATAGTCTGGTATCGGGGCAAGACGGAATATGGATTGGATCAGTGGATTGAATTGGATGGCGTAGAATACAAGAAATATCTGCAAAGCACCAACCAAGCGATACTCACCATTAACCGAAAAATTGCCAGTGTCAACGTATTTGCACAGTGGATGCACCAACAAGGATATATATCAGAAGAATTACATATCGAAGCGGTAAGGAATAAGGTTGTGCGGCAATACAAAGGGTTAGCGGAAAAGGATTTGTGGAAGCTGAGAAATGAAATTCACCGTAGGAGCAATCGTATGCACATTTGTATGGTCGAATTATTGATTGGGACTGGCATACGAGTAAGCGAATTGGTTGGCATTAAGCTGAAGGATATTGAGATAAGTGAACGCAAAGGTTTATTGAGGATACTTGGCAAAGGAAATGCCTATCGTACCATTCCATTAAATAAGGATGTACGAAAAGCCATTACCCGATATCTCGAAGTTAGGCCACAAGTTGAATCGGAACACTTATTTATTGGGCAGCGTGGTGCTTTGGAACGGAATGCGGTCAACCTGATCCTGAACAAATACGGAAATCGGATAAACGTGAAGGTGACACCACATATGCTCAGGCATACGTTAGGATATAAGTTGGTGAAAACAACTCCTTTGACGACCATCCAGCAAATCCTTGGACATGATCACGTAGCAACAACGAATATCTATACGCTAACAACGCAGCAGGATATGGCTGAAGCTTTGGCAAATATCGAGTGGTGA
- the terL gene encoding phage terminase large subunit, whose protein sequence is MEKHFKPPKMKQLIETFSFSELRKLIGEMDIEFFALAYFPKYFDRAFGQFHKELFTELRHMLANTGLITAFGLPREHGKSTISSFLFPLYATLYDKSQFTLIISATEQIALPFLDMIKDELETNQMLIEDFGIRKGSRWNNNEIWLKSKGGLDSCIMIRGIDGSLRGIHYKHHRPTLVLMDDLLKEDTARSEAKREQIKNTFTDVILPIGTRDTNILICGTILNEEDIMADLLKGKIPGVRSVRKAAVLQFSERDDLWSEWERQYNNLQDEDRINTALSFFMAHEKEMLDGTKILWSEYLDYYYLMCKKQAMGEKSFYKELQNDPRSTDEYIFQNLMYWDRLPEFEEMELAMYIDPAIKAGKKNDYSAVSIIGQHRKTKQMYVVDGNIYKLLPDDLFQIAIEKLKLYPVDKLGFEVNQAQSYMKQKFEEELWKANIHTPVESVHSKGQKHERIISLEPEIKKGHILFNADNLRYNHQVKDYNRNCTYDDAPDSLYGAVQLIQSVKSLKFYDRSLLF, encoded by the coding sequence ATGGAGAAGCATTTTAAGCCGCCCAAAATGAAACAACTGATCGAAACGTTCTCTTTTTCTGAACTTCGTAAGCTTATTGGTGAGATGGACATTGAATTTTTCGCTTTAGCCTATTTCCCTAAATATTTTGATCGAGCGTTTGGACAGTTCCACAAAGAGCTATTCACGGAATTAAGGCATATGCTTGCGAATACAGGACTGATTACGGCTTTCGGCCTCCCTAGAGAGCATGGAAAGTCCACGATCAGCTCTTTTTTATTTCCGCTGTATGCCACGCTTTATGATAAATCACAGTTTACATTGATTATATCTGCCACAGAGCAAATTGCTCTTCCGTTCCTTGATATGATCAAAGATGAGTTAGAAACGAATCAGATGCTGATTGAGGATTTCGGTATTCGTAAAGGTAGTCGCTGGAACAACAATGAGATATGGTTGAAAAGTAAAGGTGGGCTGGACTCCTGCATTATGATTCGTGGGATTGACGGTAGTTTGAGAGGTATTCACTATAAGCATCATCGTCCTACGCTAGTTCTAATGGATGATTTGCTCAAGGAGGATACGGCTCGATCCGAAGCTAAGCGAGAACAAATTAAAAATACGTTTACGGATGTTATTCTGCCTATTGGCACAAGGGATACGAATATTCTAATCTGTGGAACCATTCTAAACGAAGAGGATATTATGGCCGATTTGCTCAAAGGTAAAATCCCTGGTGTGCGAAGTGTTCGTAAAGCAGCCGTGCTTCAGTTTTCAGAGCGTGATGATCTATGGTCAGAGTGGGAGCGACAATATAATAATCTCCAAGACGAGGATAGGATCAATACGGCTTTGTCTTTCTTTATGGCCCATGAAAAAGAAATGCTAGACGGTACGAAAATCCTATGGAGCGAGTATTTGGACTATTATTATTTGATGTGCAAGAAGCAAGCCATGGGTGAAAAGTCATTTTATAAAGAGTTACAAAATGATCCGCGTTCAACTGACGAATATATATTTCAGAATCTCATGTACTGGGACAGGTTGCCTGAGTTTGAGGAGATGGAACTTGCCATGTACATTGATCCAGCCATTAAAGCAGGAAAGAAAAACGACTATTCTGCGGTTTCAATTATTGGTCAACACAGGAAGACAAAGCAGATGTATGTGGTTGACGGTAATATTTATAAACTGTTGCCGGATGATTTGTTTCAAATCGCCATTGAGAAGTTGAAGCTTTATCCCGTAGATAAGCTTGGTTTTGAGGTGAATCAGGCACAGAGTTATATGAAGCAAAAGTTTGAAGAAGAGCTATGGAAGGCGAATATACATACACCCGTAGAAAGTGTTCATTCCAAGGGACAGAAGCATGAACGAATTATTAGCTTGGAGCCAGAAATCAAGAAAGGTCATATTCTGTTCAATGCAGATAACCTCAGATACAACCATCAAGTGAAGGACTACAATCGAAATTGTACATACGACGATGCTCCAGATAGTTTATATGGGGCTGTTCAATTGATTCAGTCGGTCAAGAGTCTGAAATTTTATGATCGAAGTTTGTTGTTTTGA
- a CDS encoding NUDIX hydrolase: MTKTGIVLVASVSIIRADKVLIIKENKHTARNKWNFPGGRIELGEDILDAARREVKEETGYDVKLTGTTGIYNFMSSTNNQVIMFHFTGEIIGGSLQIDNIEISECKWITVSDLLIPNLYEIREIDVIKQIVKNIINENNYSLSLYNQKLGM, from the coding sequence ATGACGAAAACTGGAATTGTTTTGGTTGCCAGCGTATCTATAATTCGAGCAGATAAAGTGTTGATAATAAAAGAAAATAAACACACTGCCAGAAATAAATGGAACTTTCCAGGTGGGAGGATAGAGCTTGGTGAAGATATCCTAGACGCCGCACGTAGAGAAGTAAAAGAAGAAACCGGGTATGATGTCAAACTTACAGGAACAACAGGCATCTATAATTTTATGAGCAGCACAAACAATCAAGTCATTATGTTTCATTTTACTGGTGAAATTATTGGAGGTTCTCTGCAAATAGATAACATTGAGATCAGTGAATGTAAGTGGATTACAGTATCCGATTTATTGATTCCTAACCTATACGAAATTCGTGAGATAGATGTTATTAAACAAATTGTGAAAAATATCATAAATGAAAATAATTATTCATTATCTCTATATAACCAAAAATTAGGTATGTAG
- a CDS encoding phage portal protein, whose translation MQITEQIIVECLNELYSIAIAKQKYADYYNGQHAILKNYAMQESRSNQKLIFNFPRKFVDNEVGYLLGKPVNYVSKSDQDEAIHNIDVHMSHWDKEHNLQLRKQSEIFGESIELNYIDSDGQFSATVLSPLNAYVLEDGTAERNVLLGLHKFTKRFDKQVYLDVYTDHEILHYTIDSDDKGNQIKQNQAPELKYIGKHNHIFGRVPLISCPANTERKSGFHDVISLFDAYNALNSDLVNEIADHRNAYLVIENAKLEAEDLLNMKKMGIIQVPTGGKVSWLAKEINDSFVKNELDNIERKIFDMMDQANFNESWASNTSSLALRNKLLNLENRVAMREALMEKAIKQRLRNFFTYLHIKEGVQYDYRDIAVKFTRNLPTDLVGMADVIVKLQQVVSQETLLTLLPFVENPKLEFNKFHPEQQRLIATDKEVSDAE comes from the coding sequence TTGCAAATAACCGAACAAATCATAGTAGAGTGTCTAAATGAACTCTACTCGATTGCAATAGCCAAACAGAAATATGCAGATTACTACAATGGTCAGCATGCTATTCTCAAGAACTATGCGATGCAAGAAAGCCGCAGTAACCAAAAGCTCATTTTCAACTTTCCACGTAAGTTCGTAGATAATGAAGTCGGCTACCTGCTCGGTAAGCCAGTAAACTATGTGTCCAAGTCGGATCAGGATGAAGCCATACATAACATAGACGTACATATGAGTCATTGGGACAAAGAGCATAATCTACAGCTTCGGAAACAATCTGAAATATTCGGTGAAAGTATTGAATTGAACTATATCGACTCGGATGGTCAGTTTTCAGCCACTGTATTATCCCCTTTGAATGCGTATGTGTTGGAGGACGGAACAGCAGAAAGAAACGTATTACTTGGCCTACATAAATTTACGAAGCGGTTTGATAAGCAAGTCTATCTGGACGTGTATACCGACCATGAAATTCTACACTATACAATCGACAGTGATGATAAAGGCAATCAAATAAAGCAAAACCAAGCACCCGAACTGAAATATATCGGCAAACATAATCACATCTTTGGAAGAGTCCCGCTTATCTCCTGTCCAGCCAATACGGAGAGAAAAAGTGGCTTCCATGATGTGATTTCTTTATTTGATGCCTATAATGCGTTGAATTCCGATTTGGTCAATGAAATTGCAGATCATCGTAACGCCTATCTCGTGATTGAGAATGCCAAGCTGGAAGCTGAAGATTTATTGAATATGAAGAAGATGGGCATTATTCAAGTTCCAACTGGGGGAAAGGTGAGTTGGCTTGCGAAGGAAATTAATGATTCTTTTGTAAAGAACGAGTTGGATAACATTGAACGAAAAATTTTCGACATGATGGATCAGGCCAACTTTAATGAAAGCTGGGCCAGTAATACGTCTTCCTTAGCGCTGAGAAACAAGCTGCTGAATTTGGAGAATCGAGTGGCAATGCGTGAAGCGTTGATGGAAAAGGCGATCAAGCAGCGTTTACGGAATTTCTTCACCTACCTACACATTAAAGAAGGAGTTCAATACGATTATAGGGATATCGCCGTGAAGTTTACTCGTAACTTGCCGACAGACTTGGTGGGGATGGCTGATGTGATCGTTAAATTGCAGCAAGTCGTATCTCAGGAAACGTTGCTAACACTGTTACCGTTTGTAGAGAATCCCAAGCTGGAATTCAATAAATTTCATCCAGAACAGCAGCGATTAATTGCTACGGATAAGGAGGTATCAGATGCAGAATAA
- a CDS encoding DUF4355 domain-containing protein encodes MNLEQVKQLIEENQTNEEWQTYLQGLNPYSVEGMEQYIQSNQQAKSWFDSTVDKRSAKSLETWKANHLESAVDAEIKKRFPTKDEKEIEVEKLRAEVEHMKLEKQRERLTSQAIKIASEKKLPLPLVDFFIGTDEEATTANLAMLEQSLQLAIQQQVEQRLKGDGYTPPASSTSSTFTLDAIKGMSQNEINQHWDQVKQALQNKQ; translated from the coding sequence ATGAATTTAGAACAAGTGAAGCAGTTGATTGAAGAAAACCAAACGAATGAGGAATGGCAAACGTATCTTCAGGGTTTGAATCCGTATAGCGTGGAGGGGATGGAGCAATATATCCAATCTAATCAGCAAGCAAAAAGTTGGTTCGATAGCACCGTGGACAAACGATCCGCTAAATCACTGGAAACGTGGAAAGCCAATCATTTGGAAAGTGCAGTGGATGCTGAGATCAAGAAGCGATTCCCGACTAAGGATGAGAAAGAAATTGAAGTGGAGAAGCTACGTGCTGAAGTAGAGCACATGAAGTTAGAGAAGCAGCGTGAACGGTTAACCAGTCAAGCGATTAAAATTGCATCCGAAAAGAAACTTCCACTCCCGTTAGTGGATTTTTTTATTGGTACAGATGAAGAAGCGACGACAGCAAATTTGGCTATGTTGGAACAATCGTTACAATTGGCAATTCAACAGCAAGTGGAGCAACGGCTCAAAGGGGATGGATATACCCCTCCGGCTAGTTCAACGAGTAGCACATTCACATTGGATGCGATTAAAGGCATGTCCCAAAACGAGATCAATCAGCATTGGGATCAAGTCAAACAAGCTTTACAAAACAAACAATAA
- a CDS encoding P22 coat protein - protein 5 domain protein codes for MSVQNFIPTIWSARLNESLKKNLVYGNVVNTDYEGEIQGQGSTVKINSIGAVTIGNYDKAAGIGNPQELDATQKTLVIDQAKYFNFQVDDVDAAQANVNLLDGGIVEASYGLANVVDQYLAGFYTEVKAENTMGNDATPIIPTKDTAYDLLIDLGVLLDENNVPESERFVVVPAWYYGLLLKDARFTKDPNLIRTGYVGDIDGMTVYKSNNVPNTAGAKYKIIAGHKSAISFAGQVDSVEAFRPEKQFSDAVKGLQVFGAKCIKPEAITVLTANKS; via the coding sequence ATGTCAGTACAGAATTTTATTCCTACGATTTGGAGCGCACGTTTAAATGAGAGTTTGAAAAAGAATCTGGTATATGGAAATGTGGTCAACACCGATTATGAAGGTGAGATTCAAGGCCAAGGCTCTACAGTAAAGATCAATTCGATTGGAGCGGTGACGATTGGCAATTATGATAAAGCTGCAGGTATCGGGAATCCACAGGAACTGGATGCTACGCAAAAAACGTTGGTGATTGATCAAGCGAAGTATTTCAATTTTCAAGTGGATGATGTAGATGCTGCTCAAGCGAATGTAAATCTACTGGATGGTGGAATCGTGGAAGCTTCGTATGGACTCGCCAATGTAGTCGATCAGTATCTTGCTGGATTTTATACAGAGGTCAAAGCTGAAAATACGATGGGTAACGATGCAACGCCGATAATTCCTACAAAAGATACAGCCTATGATTTACTGATTGATTTAGGTGTGCTATTGGACGAAAATAATGTACCTGAATCGGAACGTTTTGTAGTGGTTCCTGCATGGTACTATGGCTTGCTGCTGAAAGATGCCCGTTTCACCAAAGACCCGAATCTTATCCGCACAGGCTATGTGGGAGATATTGATGGCATGACCGTTTATAAATCCAACAATGTGCCAAATACCGCAGGAGCTAAGTATAAAATTATTGCAGGTCATAAAAGTGCCATTTCCTTTGCAGGTCAAGTGGATTCGGTGGAAGCATTCAGACCAGAGAAACAATTTTCAGATGCAGTGAAAGGGTTGCAAGTATTCGGAGCCAAATGTATCAAGCCGGAAGCCATCACTGTACTTACAGCGAATAAGTCTTAA
- a CDS encoding phage head-tail connector protein has protein sequence MSELMDLMKRLLGMEPTDISKDDILIHYLNKARSNIYGYCNVLTLPVEYDEVMVDYAVYLYKNRDSVGLITKQEGERSATYETGIPTNIRLALPLPKIKVGTD, from the coding sequence ATGAGTGAGCTAATGGATTTGATGAAACGATTATTAGGCATGGAACCAACGGACATATCCAAGGATGATATCCTAATCCACTATTTGAATAAAGCGAGGAGTAATATTTATGGCTATTGTAATGTCTTAACACTACCAGTGGAATATGATGAAGTCATGGTCGATTATGCTGTGTATCTTTATAAAAATAGGGATTCGGTTGGACTTATAACTAAGCAAGAAGGTGAACGCTCAGCTACCTATGAAACAGGGATTCCGACAAATATTCGACTGGCTCTTCCTCTGCCTAAAATCAAGGTCGGAACAGATTAA